From Penaeus vannamei isolate JL-2024 chromosome 40, ASM4276789v1, whole genome shotgun sequence, the proteins below share one genomic window:
- the LOC113821232 gene encoding nucleoporin SEH1: MFVAKSINAEHKDLIHDVSFDFYGKRMATCSSDQSVKIWDMGENGEWVCTSSWKTHCGPVWKVTWAHPNFGQIIATCSFDRAAAVWEETVSDSGHAIHSAWIRRTNLVDSRTSVMDVKFAPKQQGLQLATCSADGVVRIYEAPDVMNLNQWSLQYEINCKVSCSCISWNPSPSRLHSPLIAVGSDDPSSSSGGKVFIYEFSNNTRKWTRVETLVTVTEPVHDIAFAPNLGRSYHLLGIATKDVKIIALKPNKQDNAQNQSSLSTFEVRQAGQFDDHGSTVWRVSWNMTGTILASSGDDGCVRLWKANYLDIWKCISTLRGEGVVNIPEMASVGNTSQQTGGTTTGQTTARYFKLAPTTHPSHVPWH; this comes from the exons ATGTTTGTTGCAAAGAGCATTAACGCCGAACACAAAGACCTTATTCATGATGTTTCTTTTGACTTTTATGGGAAAAGAATGGCCACGTGCTCGAGTGATCAGAGTGTCAAG aTCTGGGATATGGGGGAAAATGGAGAGTGGGTGTGTACAAGTTCATGGAAGACACACTGTGGTCCAGTCTGGAAAGTAACGTGGGCTCACCCTAATTTTGGCCAGATCATTGCCACTTGTTCTTTTGACCGTGCGGCTGCAGTGTGGGAAGAGACAG TGAGTGATTCTGGACATGCAATCCATAGTGCTTGGATCAGGCGAACAAATCTAGTGGATTCTCGAACGTCTGTAATGGATGTCAAGTTTGCTCCAAAACAACAGGGTCTCCAGTTGGCAACTTGTTCTGCTGATGGCGTG GTCAGGATCTACGAAGCCCCTGATGTCATGAATCTTAACCAATGGTCACTTCAGTATGAGATTAACTGCAAGGTGTCCTGTTCTTGCATTTCATGGAACCCTTCGCCTTCCAG ACTTCACTCTCCCCTTATAGCTGTGGGTAGTGATGACCCTAGCTCCTCCTCAGGGGGAAAGGTCTTTATATACGAGTTCTCTAACAACACACGCAAGTGGACAAGAGTAGAGACcctagtgacagtgacagagccTGTACATGACATTGCCTTTGCCCCCAACCTTGGGCGGTCGTACCACCTGCTTGGGATTGCCACCAAAGACGTCAAGATTATTGCCCTTAAGCCTAATAA ACAAGACAATGCACAGAATCAGAGCAGTTTGTCAACCTTTGAAGTTCGTCAGGCAGGACAGTTTGATGACCATGGCTCAACAGTGTGGCGCGTTAGCTGGAATATGACAGGCACCATTTTGGCTTCGTCTGGGGACGATGGATGTGTGCGGCTTTGGAAAg CAAATTACCTGGACATCTGGAAATGCATCTCAACTCTCCGTGGTGAAGGTGTTGTCAACATCCCAGAAATGGCTTCAGTGGGTAACACATCCCAGCAAACTGGAGGCACAACAACAGGCCAGACCACGGCACGCTACTTCAAACTGGCTCCCACGACGCACCCATCTCATGTTCCTTGGCATTAA
- the LOC138860224 gene encoding uncharacterized protein has translation MLRESSVTYASLPQEEGSPQAEYITTRSIDSPHARRDCHLAAVITTFVIVIGVSLAVILPLTLRSVQDGGGRDDESADLLWSHISQLGQQLVDKERIPDEGTGADGADDSFGNLTNDQDLGDLPNQPALTTAEAILSVNADSLDHREDDADNPGPVSTNPTPTLTVHDGLVISNGEGEAEGGEGELEGGVAAEEDTETAGGGGEPSSDFSDIDSASEGEASSGSNDEEYAAAEAGGGERGQDAAPLTTAPPVVTSKPTPTLVNAGVQEAETPAGPASTLGRDQILDQIFGADSPVKPGTVAASSWMNDVLGAQDEVTVTILAVVVAIAMAAVLAASVCLVYSRVKARRRRIRIHNVITDLQSRDKIVLMNSDESEEE, from the exons ATGCTTCGTGAATCTTCGGTGACGTACGCGAGCCTGCCGCAGGAGGAGGGCTCGCCGCAGGCCGAATACATCACCACCCGCAGCATCGACAGTCCTCACGCGCGCCGCGACTGCCACCTGGCCGCCGTCATCACCACCTTCGTTATCGTTATCGGCGTCTCCCTCGCCGtcatcctcccccttaccctcaggAGCGTGCAGGACGGGGGCGGACGAGACGACGAGAGTGCGGACTTGCTATGGAGCCACATCAGCCAGTTGGGACAGCAGCTTGTCGATAAGGAACGGATCCCCGACGAAGGCACAGGGGCCGACGGCGCTGACGACTCTTTTGGGAACCTCACGAACGACCAAGACCTTGGCGACTTGCCCAACCAACCCGCGCTCACGACGGCGGAAGCCATCTTGTCTGTAAATGCAGACTCACTGGACCACAGAGAGGACGACGCCGACAACCCAGGGCCCGTTTCGACCAATCCTACGCCCACACTCACCGTCCACGATGGCCTGGTCATCTCCAACGGCGAAGGCGAagcagaagggggagaaggagaactgGAGGGCGGAGTGGCCGCCGAAGAGGACACGGAAactgcaggaggagggggagaacccAGCAGTGACTTCAGCGACATAGATTCAGCATCCGAAGGAGAAGCGTCGTCAGGAAGCAACGATGAGGAATACGCAGCagcggaggcaggaggaggagagaggggccaGGACGCAGCACCATTGACCACCGCGCCTCCTGTAGTGACCTCTAAGCCCACGCCAACTCTCGTCAACGCAGGAGTGCAG GAGGCAGAGACCCCCGCCGGGCCCGCCTCCACGCTCGGCCGCGACCAGATCCTCGACCAGATCTTCGGCGCGGACAGCCCCGTCAAGCCCGGCACGGTCGCCGCCTCCAGCTGGATG AACGACGTCCTCGGCGCGCAGGATGAGGTGACGGTGACTATCCTGGCGGTGGTCGTGGCGATCGCAATGGCCGCCGTCCTCGCTGCCAGCGTCTGCCTCGTGTATTCGCGGGTCAAAGCTCGGAGGCGGAGGATCAGAATCCAT AACGTGATCACCGACCTACAGTCACGAGACAAAATCGTTCTCATGAATTCGGACGAGTCGGAGGAAGAATGA